ttttatttctattttagtagatggacgggagatgaggaaaacctcagaggattgtctcactttgtctccagactgtaaagtagaagatgaggacatcacacagtatagtccaggagaaaacccgactacctcaaatgtccatccggcaccacacagtgtagatggaccatcgtattcctcttatcctgaggaacctcagactgtgagggacggtgccgtccttccaacagagaagaggttttcctgtactgagtgcgggaagggtTTCCGTTCAAAATACGATCTTGATgcgcataaaagatctcacacaggtgagaagccgtattcctgtcctgagtgtgggaaatgtttttcacagaagtccaatctttacacacatcagagatctcacacaagcCAGaatccgtattcctgtcctgattgcgggaaatgtttttcacacaagtccCTTCTTTACACACATcacagatctcacacaggggagaagccgtattcttgtcctgaatgtgggaaatgtttttcacggaagtccaatctttacacacatcagagatctcacatggggcagaagccgtattcctgtcacgagtgcaggaaatgttttgcaaagaagtccaatctttacatacatcagagatctcacacaggagagaagccgtattcctgtcctgagtgtgggaaatgtttttcagtaaagtccactctttacacacatcagagatctcacaggggggagaagccgtattcctgtcctgagtgcggaaaatgtttttcagacaattccagttttaacagacatcagagatctcacaggggggaaaagccgtattcctgtcctgagtgcgggaaatgttttacccggaagtccagtctttacatacatcagagatctcacacgggggagaagccgtattcctgtcctgagtgcaggaaatgtttttcagacaattccagttttaacagacatcagagatctcacaggagggggaagccatattcctgtcctgagtgtgggaaatgttttttacataagGTCAATCTTCAAACACATCAGAGGTCTCATACAGCTGAAAAGTCATATTCCTGTCttcagtgtgggaaatgtttctcacTGAGAcacaatctttacacacatcagagatctcacacaggggagaagccactttcctgtcctgagtgagggaaatgttcctctctgaagtcctgtcttcct
This is a stretch of genomic DNA from Aquarana catesbeiana isolate 2022-GZ unplaced genomic scaffold, ASM4218655v1 unanchor233, whole genome shotgun sequence. It encodes these proteins:
- the LOC141121874 gene encoding uncharacterized protein, with the protein product MEESEFLGHKGLYQDTIVESSSYRNPPERCPRPLYSRDSTQEGHTIPHHHQSGNIGGDNIVVKEEYKEEDEEYGVMEEFSEGHKDMMEPPNTRNPPERCPRPLYSRDSTQEDHIFPHCYKSGDPIDKEFEVKAEEEERYVRDDQQSMEEDGITGTFIEEDTPTEISTVDGREMRKTSEDCLTLSPDCKVEDEDITQYSPGENPTTSNVHPAPHSVDGPSYSSYPEEPQTVRDGAVLPTEKRFSCTECGKGFRSKYDLDAHKRSHTGEKPYSCPECGKCFSQKSNLYTHQRSHTSQNPYSCPDCGKCFSHKSLLYTHHRSHTGEKPYSCPECGKCFSRKSNLYTHQRSHMGQKPYSCHECRKCFAKKSNLYIHQRSHTGEKPYSCPECGKCFSVKSTLYTHQRSHRGEKPYSCPECGKCFSDNSSFNRHQRSHRGEKPYSCPECGKCFTRKSSLYIHQRSHTGEKPYSCPECRKCFSDNSSFNRHQRSHRRGKPYSCPECGKCFLHKVNLQTHQRSHTAEKSYSCLQCGKCFSLRHNLYTHQRSHTGEKPLSCPE